One Polaribacter sp. SA4-12 genomic window carries:
- a CDS encoding sulfatase-like hydrolase/transferase, producing MNKSIKSYLVLSFSLLITFLSISLFEVLYSLFSQKESISIFTTLLSKFINHAFTGVLMAIIFFPFFYLLNLAKENLGVLFIKIVFVLLVVIEFALTKYSLTTLLNLGADFLGYSFDDIYLTVSSSEDTSILYFLTFLLFPFLFFIVYYACKKIVIRKKYRIGLFVLLILIICSKFIFSEISEAKNQNKTYYFIADVLKFKVNKTEVSLNDFKGENEYPLLKNSNTTNDVLGSFFNVSKEKPNIVFIIVEGLGTEFLGDENYGGFTPYLDSLIPKSLFWENFVSNAGRTFGALPSILGSLPFGEEGFSEIPNTPSHISILSILKENGYTTSFYSGDKSSFDKKIKFLEYNGIDNVIDENKYNATYPKSVNASNGFSWGYSDNEIFTKTLSVLDDRKSPRLDVIATQTIHEPFTFPEKEAYLLKVDSLLNFKIPASDFIAYKDIFASILYADNSIKKFMKAYEKRPEFNNTVFIITGDHRLIPISQKDKLCRFNVPLYIYSPMLKRTSRIKSISSHFDISPSILSFLSNNYNVELPEKTAFIGSGLDTVSSFRNIHNIPLMRYKGGLNDFIYKEYLYSGGDLFKIKENFSINKITNDTILNEVVTSFDDFKNINAYVTQNDKIYPKELLKEVASRYQFTEKEKAKISLLVVGLSLDQVFLLAREKAFNKEREIARLLCNHILSNEPNYVDVILLKARTLGWDGNYKESEKVLFNALDRSPYYYDIYLAFLDMYWWSSQYKKAENIFQKAKKNNIKNDSIAFKMARVYSSMKNIEKAEKVIDSILKKQPKNDGFLKFKDSLE from the coding sequence TTGAATAAAAGTATCAAATCATATTTAGTTTTAAGTTTTTCTTTACTAATCACATTTTTGAGTATTAGTTTATTTGAAGTTCTTTACTCACTTTTTAGTCAAAAAGAAAGTATTTCAATTTTTACAACCCTACTTTCCAAATTTATAAATCATGCTTTTACAGGAGTATTAATGGCTATCATATTTTTTCCTTTTTTCTATTTATTAAATCTAGCAAAGGAGAATTTGGGTGTTTTGTTTATCAAAATAGTTTTTGTTTTATTAGTTGTAATTGAGTTTGCATTAACAAAATACAGTCTTACTACTTTATTAAACCTAGGCGCAGACTTTCTTGGGTATTCTTTTGATGATATTTATCTTACTGTTAGCTCATCAGAAGATACTTCAATTTTATATTTTTTAACCTTTTTGCTTTTTCCTTTCCTTTTTTTTATTGTTTATTATGCGTGTAAGAAAATAGTTATTCGTAAAAAATATAGAATTGGTTTATTTGTTTTACTGATACTTATTATATGCAGTAAGTTTATCTTTTCTGAAATTTCTGAAGCTAAGAATCAAAATAAAACATATTATTTTATTGCTGATGTTCTTAAGTTTAAGGTAAACAAAACGGAGGTTTCTTTGAATGATTTTAAAGGAGAAAATGAATATCCACTTTTAAAAAATTCAAATACTACTAATGATGTTTTAGGATCATTTTTTAATGTATCAAAAGAAAAACCAAACATTGTATTTATAATTGTAGAAGGTTTGGGTACCGAATTTTTAGGGGATGAAAACTATGGTGGTTTTACGCCTTATTTAGATTCTTTAATTCCAAAATCATTGTTTTGGGAAAACTTTGTAAGTAACGCAGGTCGTACTTTTGGTGCTTTACCGTCTATTTTAGGATCTTTACCTTTTGGAGAAGAAGGCTTTTCTGAAATACCAAATACACCTTCTCACATTTCAATATTAAGTATTTTAAAAGAGAATGGATATACCACTTCTTTTTATTCGGGAGATAAATCTAGTTTCGATAAAAAAATTAAATTTTTAGAATACAATGGAATAGATAATGTGATTGATGAAAATAAGTATAATGCTACATATCCAAAATCTGTAAATGCATCAAATGGTTTTTCTTGGGGATATTCAGATAATGAGATTTTCACTAAAACATTAAGTGTTTTAGATGATCGAAAAAGCCCAAGGTTAGATGTAATTGCAACACAAACGATTCATGAGCCTTTTACGTTTCCAGAAAAAGAAGCTTATTTATTAAAAGTTGATAGTTTATTAAACTTCAAGATTCCTGCAAGTGATTTTATAGCTTACAAAGACATTTTTGCAAGTATTTTATATGCTGATAATAGTATTAAAAAGTTTATGAAAGCTTATGAGAAAAGGCCAGAGTTTAATAATACTGTTTTTATTATTACAGGAGATCATCGATTAATTCCAATTTCACAAAAGGACAAACTCTGTAGATTTAATGTGCCTTTATATATTTATAGTCCTATGTTAAAAAGAACAAGTCGCATAAAATCTATTTCTTCTCACTTTGATATTTCTCCAAGTATACTGTCGTTTCTGTCAAATAACTACAATGTAGAACTGCCAGAAAAAACTGCATTTATTGGTTCTGGTTTAGATACTGTTTCTAGTTTTAGAAACATTCATAACATTCCTTTGATGAGGTATAAAGGAGGTTTAAATGATTTTATTTATAAAGAGTATTTATATTCAGGAGGAGACCTTTTTAAAATAAAAGAAAATTTTAGCATCAATAAAATTACGAATGATACCATTTTAAACGAAGTGGTTACTTCTTTTGATGATTTTAAAAATATAAATGCATATGTAACTCAAAACGATAAAATTTATCCGAAGGAATTACTAAAAGAAGTTGCAAGTAGATATCAGTTTACAGAAAAGGAAAAAGCTAAAATTTCTTTACTAGTAGTAGGTTTATCTTTAGATCAGGTTTTTCTTTTAGCAAGAGAAAAAGCATTTAATAAAGAGAGAGAAATAGCAAGATTGTTATGTAACCATATTTTAAGTAACGAGCCTAATTATGTGGATGTAATTCTATTAAAAGCAAGAACTTTAGGTTGGGATGGAAATTATAAAGAATCTGAAAAAGTACTTTTTAATGCTTTAGATAGATCTCCTTATTATTATGATATTTATTTAGCTTTTTTAGATATGTATTGGTGGTCATCACAATATAAAAAAGCTGAAAACATATT
- a CDS encoding response regulator, with product MEKEKKIVLAEDNSVLSLLLKLSLQKAGYKLFIALDGKQAIDLIEEHNPDVILTDIMMDYFSGLEIVSHVRNELKKNTPILVFSSSGQEEMVLNAFNLGANDFMSKPLSTSELVFRVKKMLLTSNG from the coding sequence ATGGAAAAAGAAAAAAAAATAGTTCTTGCTGAAGATAATTCGGTGTTATCACTCCTTTTAAAATTAAGTTTACAAAAAGCAGGTTATAAATTATTTATAGCGTTAGATGGTAAACAAGCTATTGATTTAATTGAAGAACACAATCCAGACGTAATACTGACAGACATTATGATGGATTATTTTAGCGGATTAGAGATCGTTAGTCATGTAAGAAACGAATTAAAAAAAAATACTCCAATTTTAGTTTTTTCATCCTCAGGCCAAGAAGAAATGGTTTTAAATGCTTTTAATTTAGGAGCAAATGATTTTATGTCAAAGCCTTTGAGTACTAGTGAACTTGTCTTTAGGGTAAAAAAAATGTTACTTACTTCAAATGGATAA
- a CDS encoding HEAT repeat domain-containing protein: MDNFLTENIIWSIVIILVGIIFLLIIFLKIVRTKIRSTNKSNHEYSVKTEQVLIEYLYAKNEGDNSVKIEKDTIKRDLLSKSRRRIVTSIFLKVRQEVSGGLVANMVDLYEEIGLLYFAKKKLKSKKWNVIALGIRDLRLFRVEEIQDLISIFINHSKEEVRREAHLYFIEVFQFKGLSFLDDLKAPLSEWDQIMLLEHLKNFDDQEIPDVTKWLSSKNEYTVLFTLNIVQFFNRLETTDALLDLLHHPKERIRVRAIELLSHFENFEAKEILKEDCANLSNKERKAFFGLLKKTASKNDTTFVLGYIKDEVFEVKHMALQILNSINEEAYRLLETESDDEDYNKIMNFINCSHGY; this comes from the coding sequence ATGGATAATTTTTTAACAGAAAATATTATTTGGTCTATCGTAATCATTTTAGTCGGTATAATTTTTTTGTTAATTATTTTTCTAAAAATAGTAAGAACAAAAATAAGATCAACAAATAAAAGTAATCATGAATATTCTGTTAAAACAGAACAAGTTTTAATAGAATATTTATATGCTAAAAATGAAGGTGATAACTCTGTTAAAATAGAAAAAGACACAATTAAAAGAGATTTACTCAGTAAGAGTAGAAGAAGAATTGTTACTTCAATTTTTTTAAAAGTAAGGCAAGAAGTATCTGGTGGTTTGGTTGCTAATATGGTAGATTTATACGAAGAAATTGGGTTGCTATATTTTGCGAAAAAAAAGTTAAAAAGCAAAAAGTGGAATGTTATTGCTTTGGGAATAAGGGATTTAAGGCTTTTTAGGGTTGAGGAAATTCAAGATTTAATATCAATTTTTATTAACCACTCTAAAGAAGAGGTTAGGCGAGAAGCACATTTGTACTTTATTGAAGTTTTTCAATTTAAAGGATTGTCGTTTTTAGATGATTTAAAAGCTCCTTTATCAGAATGGGATCAAATAATGTTATTAGAACATTTAAAAAATTTTGATGATCAAGAAATTCCTGATGTCACAAAATGGCTTTCTTCAAAAAATGAATATACAGTACTTTTTACTTTAAATATTGTACAGTTTTTTAATCGTTTAGAAACAACGGATGCACTTTTAGATTTGTTACATCATCCTAAAGAGCGTATAAGAGTTCGTGCAATAGAACTTTTAAGTCATTTCGAAAATTTTGAAGCTAAAGAAATATTAAAAGAAGATTGTGCTAATTTAAGTAATAAAGAAAGAAAAGCTTTTTTTGGGTTGCTTAAAAAAACGGCATCAAAAAATGATACTACCTTTGTTTTAGGTTATATTAAAGATGAAGTTTTTGAAGTTAAACATATGGCTTTACAAATTTTGAATTCTATTAACGAGGAAGCATATCGTTTATTAGAGACAGAGTCTGATGATGAGGATTACAATAAAATTATGAATTTTATTAACTGCAGCCATGGATATTGA
- a CDS encoding YceI family protein, producing the protein MKNIKYIVLSLIVLVIIIIASGFVKKSSDLNEDVVQSTDNNKRRQTINMFVTHGHCSTPFSGVVDDLKIAIPYRPDLGNPLENMIISFDIDPNTFAVCSGDDDLTERVKTPGLFIGKLNEKITFRSTDIYIMGIDWYQINGKMSIKGVESDVKLFATGVRNPNETTTSSLIIEGQMNLFDWGIDYDLIVNGKSEKITTKWMHLNLKINELNRFSNSF; encoded by the coding sequence ATGAAAAATATAAAGTATATAGTTTTATCATTGATTGTATTAGTAATTATAATTATTGCTAGTGGGTTTGTTAAAAAATCATCGGATTTAAATGAAGATGTAGTTCAATCTACAGATAACAACAAACGGAGACAAACTATTAATATGTTTGTAACACATGGACATTGCAGTACACCTTTTAGTGGAGTTGTAGATGATTTAAAAATAGCCATTCCTTATCGACCTGACTTAGGAAATCCTCTAGAAAATATGATAATTTCATTCGATATTGACCCAAATACTTTTGCAGTTTGTAGTGGTGATGATGACTTAACAGAAAGAGTTAAAACTCCAGGTTTATTTATTGGGAAGTTAAACGAAAAAATCACTTTTAGATCTACGGATATTTATATTATGGGAATAGATTGGTATCAAATAAATGGTAAAATGTCTATAAAAGGAGTTGAAAGTGATGTTAAGTTATTTGCAACAGGTGTTAGAAATCCAAATGAGACCACCACCTCATCGCTTATAATAGAAGGACAAATGAACCTATTTGATTGGGGTATTGACTATGATCTTATTGTTAATGGAAAGTCAGAGAAAATAACAACTAAATGGATGCATTTAAATTTGAAAATTAATGAATTAAATAGATTCTCAAATTCATTTTAG
- a CDS encoding TIGR00266 family protein, with the protein MYQDKIPQNSSNRNAHEIDYKIFGEEMQFVEIELDPEEGVVAEAGTFMMMDDQIKMNTILGDGSNQDKGILGKIFSAGKRILTGESLFMTVFTNAGFGKKQISFASPYPGKIIPIDLTEFGGKFICQKDAFLCAAKGVSIGVEFSKKLGRGLFGGEGFIMQKLEGDGLGFIHAGGTMAKKVLLPGEVLKVDTGCIVGFTQDVTYDIEFVGGIKNTVFGGEGLFFASLKGPGTVYVQSLPFSRLAGRVLAMAPRTGKGTRGEGSVLGGIGDLLDGDNRF; encoded by the coding sequence ATGTATCAAGATAAGATTCCACAAAATTCGTCAAATAGAAATGCGCACGAAATAGATTATAAAATTTTCGGAGAAGAAATGCAGTTTGTAGAAATTGAATTAGATCCAGAAGAAGGTGTTGTTGCAGAAGCAGGAACTTTTATGATGATGGATGATCAAATTAAAATGAATACTATTTTAGGTGATGGTTCTAATCAGGATAAAGGAATTTTAGGAAAAATATTTTCTGCGGGAAAAAGAATTTTAACGGGAGAAAGTTTATTTATGACTGTTTTTACCAATGCTGGATTTGGAAAAAAACAAATATCTTTTGCTTCTCCTTATCCAGGAAAAATTATCCCAATTGATTTAACCGAGTTTGGAGGTAAATTTATTTGTCAGAAAGATGCTTTTTTATGCGCTGCAAAAGGAGTTTCTATTGGAGTTGAGTTTTCTAAAAAATTAGGAAGAGGTTTGTTTGGTGGAGAAGGTTTTATCATGCAAAAATTAGAAGGTGATGGTTTAGGATTTATTCATGCAGGAGGAACTATGGCTAAAAAAGTTTTACTCCCTGGCGAAGTTTTAAAAGTTGATACAGGTTGTATTGTAGGTTTTACACAAGATGTAACTTATGATATTGAGTTTGTTGGTGGAATTAAAAATACCGTTTTTGGTGGAGAAGGCTTATTTTTTGCATCTTTAAAAGGACCAGGAACTGTTTATGTACAATCTTTACCATTTAGTAGATTAGCTGGTAGAGTTTTAGCAATGGCTCCAAGAACTGGTAAAGGTACTAGAGGAGAAGGTAGTGTTTTAGGCGGAATTGGTGATCTTTTAGATGGTGATAATAGATTTTAA
- a CDS encoding glycosyltransferase family 2 protein yields the protein MDIENILETVSIWFYYFFLFFTILIISSYVLLAFLSSKETTSYFKKNSFVDYKALLSSCLAPSVSIIAPAYNESLNIIENVRSLLSIHYVNFNVIIVNDGSSDDSLDKLIKAYNLVKVEYLIHEEIETKPLRAGVFKSTNPAFDKLIVVDKENGGKSDALNFGINISKSKYLACIDVDCLLLKDSLQIMIKPFLEYTNKKVIASGGVIRIANSCKIENGKLVEVNFPNKWIERAQVLEYLRSFLLGRMAWARLNGLLVISGAFGIFDKEIAVKVGGYDTKTVGEDMEIVVRMRKYMEETKQKYKVAYIPDPLCWTEAPDNYKIFVSQRNRWTRGTIETLKKHKNIGLNPKYGILGMLSLPYWFVFERLAPILEVVGMLYFILLVIFRDLNWGFVLGFFLVAYLFSLLFSFVAIFSEEFSFHEYKKKGTGLQLVLTIILEPLILHPFVLYAAIKGNIDYYFNKNKKWGKMTRKGLSS from the coding sequence ATGGATATTGAAAATATACTTGAAACTGTTTCAATATGGTTTTATTACTTCTTTTTGTTTTTCACTATTTTAATAATATCTTCATATGTATTATTAGCCTTTTTATCTTCTAAAGAAACGACAAGTTATTTCAAAAAAAATAGTTTCGTAGATTATAAAGCTCTTTTGTCTTCTTGCCTTGCGCCTTCAGTATCTATAATAGCTCCTGCTTACAATGAAAGTCTGAATATTATAGAAAATGTTAGGTCGCTGTTGTCTATTCATTACGTTAATTTTAATGTAATAATAGTAAATGATGGAAGTAGTGATGATAGTTTAGATAAACTGATAAAGGCATATAATCTTGTAAAAGTAGAGTATCTTATACACGAAGAAATAGAAACAAAACCACTTAGAGCAGGAGTTTTTAAATCTACTAACCCAGCATTTGATAAGTTGATTGTTGTGGATAAAGAAAATGGAGGGAAATCAGATGCTTTAAACTTTGGAATAAATATAAGTAAAAGCAAATATTTGGCATGTATAGATGTAGATTGTTTACTGTTAAAAGATTCTCTACAAATAATGATAAAACCTTTTTTAGAATATACAAATAAAAAAGTAATTGCATCAGGAGGTGTGATTAGAATTGCTAATTCTTGTAAAATTGAAAATGGAAAGTTGGTAGAGGTGAATTTTCCTAATAAATGGATAGAAAGAGCTCAGGTTTTAGAATATTTAAGATCTTTTTTATTAGGTAGAATGGCTTGGGCTAGATTAAATGGCTTACTCGTAATTTCTGGCGCCTTTGGTATTTTCGATAAAGAAATAGCAGTAAAAGTTGGTGGTTATGATACCAAAACTGTTGGAGAAGATATGGAGATTGTGGTAAGGATGAGAAAGTATATGGAAGAGACTAAACAAAAGTATAAAGTCGCTTATATACCAGATCCTCTTTGTTGGACAGAGGCACCAGATAATTATAAAATTTTTGTTTCTCAAAGAAATAGATGGACAAGAGGTACTATAGAAACTTTAAAGAAACATAAAAATATAGGTCTTAACCCTAAGTATGGTATTTTAGGGATGTTAAGTTTGCCTTATTGGTTTGTGTTTGAAAGGTTAGCGCCAATTTTAGAAGTTGTAGGAATGTTATATTTTATACTACTAGTTATTTTTAGAGACTTAAATTGGGGTTTTGTTCTAGGTTTCTTCTTAGTTGCTTATCTTTTTTCTCTTCTATTTTCATTTGTTGCAATTTTTTCTGAAGAATTTTCATTTCATGAATACAAAAAAAAGGGAACTGGCTTACAGCTCGTTTTAACAATAATTCTAGAACCTCTTATTTTACATCCTTTTGTTTTGTATGCTGCAATTAAAGGGAATATAGATTATTATTTTAATAAAAATAAAAAATGGGGTAAAATGACTAGAAAAGGATTGTCTAGTTAA